DNA from Massilia antarctica:
GCTCCAAACCACCCCCGCGCCGCATCCGCGCTCTGTCCGCACGCACATACGCACGCCGCCCCGTCGATGCCGGCAATATGGCGGATAATTGCAAGATTCCGTTTTTGCAAACAACCATGCCCTCACCCTCCACCTGCCCCTGCGGCGGCGCCACCTTCGCCACCTGCTGCGCCCCTTACCTGGACGGTCAAGCCGTGCCCCAGACGGCCGAAGCCCTGATGCGCTCGCGCTACAGCGCCTACACCCTGGGCCAGGAAGCCTACCTGCGCGCCACCTGGCACCCGAGCACCGTCCCGGCCGGGACGATCATCAACGAAAACGACGCAACCCGCTGGCTGGGACTGGAGATTAAATCCGCTTT
Protein-coding regions in this window:
- a CDS encoding YchJ family protein, producing MPSPSTCPCGGATFATCCAPYLDGQAVPQTAEALMRSRYSAYTLGQEAYLRATWHPSTVPAGTIINENDATRWLGLEIKSALRLRKRQANLLESPDADTVEFVARYKIGGRAHRLHEVSRFVRETHDGVARWYYLDGSFPD